The stretch of DNA TAATGTCTTTAATATTATACCACAAAACTATTATGAAGTCAAGAGAATAATATAATTAAAAGAGAAAAAAGTGTCACTACATCAAAAAATTTTTTTCAAAAAAATAGGTGTTTTATCCCCTCAAACCCGCTTTATTCCGTTCGGTTTACTGAAAATTCATCTCTCAACTGTCAAAGTCAGGAAAAAAAGTGCATTTACTAGAGTAAAATTGGACAATATCAAATACTAGAAAGAAATAAGTCTGCTCAAAAAGAATTATCCCAGAGCAGACTTAACATATAACCTCTTTATTATATACTTTTAAATAATCTTTTTACCACAAATCTTTAGCACTGGTAGAAATAGCATGGATCCCATTTTTAAAGAGTTTCAGAACTTCCTCTTCTTTACTTATTAATCCACCAGCTATCAAACATACTTTTGTTCCTATATTTTCTAAAAAATATGGTGCTGCTATCGCTGGTAATATTTCAAAGGCATCAGGTTGAGAAGTTTTTTCCAGAAAATTTACAACAGATTTTAAAGAATTAGAATCTATCAAAAACACCCTTTGAACTGCCATTAAATTTTCTTGCATAGCTGTTTTTATAGCGTTATTTTTTGTAGATATTATTCCATCACATAATTGTTTACGAGCTAAATACTCAATACCTTTTTTATCAGAAGCGATACCTTCTAGTAAATCGATATTGATAAATAATTTTTTATCAAATCGTTTTACAACATGCACAACATCTTCTAAAATCAATATAGATCCTGTAAGCAAGAAGATGATAGGGGATTGCGTTTTAAAGGCATCATCTAAGTCATTTAAATCTCTGATAGCAGGAATTATCGTGTTTTTCTTTATTAAATTACATAAACCTTCCATATTATCTCCTTTTAAGGTACTTTTTTATTTTTTCCTGTCGACACTTCTAGTAGCTATTATATCACTACCTGTGTCTAAGATATTTTGTATAACAACGTCCCCTCTTTTGACTGGTGCTTTTACCTTTGTTTGTTTTAATGTTTTCATTATGTCTTGCATAAGTCTTAACGGAACGGGTTTATCAGACCGAACCGAAGCCATTGGGATTTCCCCATCTTCTACTTTAACGCTTGTTACCACCACTCTTAAGGGATCCGTAATTTCTTGTTTTACAAATTCTAATCCTCTTTTACATCTGTTCCCTTTAACTTCTACAATTTCTATTTCATCCGCATCTGCATAAACAACGTTTATTTTACACCCCAAAGGACATTGTGTACACACTATTTTCTTTTTTTTATATTCAACCGAGTTCATGTGCACTCACCTCTATTTCTTTCAGATTCTTATCATTAAATGGCTTTATGGAAATTTCGATCATTTCAGAAGGTCTAGCTTCTTCTTCCACCAACTTAATTCCAAGAGGTTCTACTGTAACTTCTGCTCTTTTGAAAGTTTTTGAAACTCTAAGGTACAACTTTGTCCTTTCGTTGGGATCTATAGACATCGGATGCAGTATATTTATATTTTCTCCTTTTTTAACCTTTACCTTTTGTTCTGGAAAGTACTGATTTTGTGCATAAAGAGCAGCATATTTACCTGCTTTTTCTCCTTCTCTTGAAACATAATCCACTAAATCAAATACAACGGTACAGTTCCCGGCTGCAAAGATCCAATCTTCAGAGGTTTGATTTGTATTGGATGTGATAAATCCAGGACCAGTTTCAACAAATTTTACAGGATCAGTTAAAGGTATAAGGCCAACGGAGGTTATGAGGGAATCCACGTTAAATATCTTTTCCGTGTTTGGGATGATCTGTCTATTTTCATCAACTTGAGATACGTAAACTTTACTCAATCTCTTATTCCCCTCGACCCTTGTTACGGTATGGGAAAGATACAAGGGAATATTATAATCTCTCAGACATTGTTGAACGTTTCTTTCCAATCCACCTGGGTATGGCAAAATTTCTACTACACCTTTTACTTCTATTCCCTCTAAATGAAGCCTGCGAGCCATTATCAGTCCAATATCTCCTGAACCAAGTATCAAGGCGCTATTAGCCGGCTTGAGATTTTGAAGATTAATGTATTTTTGAGCTACACCTGCGGTAAAAATACCAGAGACCCTATCTCCCGGAACGGCAAGTGAGTTAAAATGTCTTTCTCTTGCACCTGTTGCCATAACTAAAGCCTTTGTTTTTATCTCGTGTATGCCTTTATGATTCACAAAAGTCAATTGTTTATCTTTACTTACATCCAACACAAAAGCACTGTTCAATATTTTCACATTCGTATTCTCTAATTCTTCTTGAAGCGTTTCTTTGAATTCTGGACCAGTTAAATCCTTTCTATAATAATGTATCCCAAAACCATTGTGAATACATTGATTTAAAACTCCGCCGTTTTCTTCTTCTCTTTCTATAAGAATAACGTTGGCGCCATTTTTATCTGCAGCCTTAGCAGCGGCCATTCCACCACCACCACCACCTAATACAACAACATCGGTTTCGTATTTCATTTTGTCCTCACCTCGGAATCTATTATCCACGAACCTTCTTCATTTTGAAGTACTTCTTGTGGTTTTAGCCCTGTCTCTTCGGATATTATTTTCAATATCTTTGGTATGCAAAAACTTCCTTGACACTCTCCAAAAGACGCTCTTGTTATAAATTTAACATCATCTAGAGTCCTTGCACCGTTTTTTATTGCCTCTTTGATCTCTTTTTTTGTTATTTTGTTACAATAACAAATCATTTCTCCGGCATCTTGATCTTCTTGAATGACTCTTTCCCAGTAGTCATAATCCTTTTCCACTAAATGTGGGACTTTTTCTATTTGACTGATGTAATTTTTTCTTTTTTGTAAATTAATATGTAACTTTTCTTGAATAAGATATTCTACAACGTATTTAGCGATCGCAGGTGCAGCGGTTAATCCAGGGGATCTTATACCAGAAACATGTATAACATTTCCTCCACCTACATCGATATGAAAATCTTTTTCCTTTGTTTCAGGTCTTAGACCCGCAAACGTTTTAATTACATTCCTTGAAAAATCTAAAGTTGGAACCAACCTCAAAGATTTTTCTCTGACTTCTAAAAGCCCTTCTTGAGTCGTAGAAAGATCTTGTTTTGATTTCACACCATGAGCAGTAGGCCCAGCTAAATAACCCCCATCCACAGTCGGAACCACCAAACAACCTTTCGTCAACTTAGAGGGAGTTGGAAAAATGACAGCATTTGCATACTTTATGTCCTTTCCTAAAAGATAATACTCACCTTTTACAGGGAAAATATAAGGTACCTCATCTCCAAATAATTTCGCTACCTCATCTGCATACAATCCTGCAACATTAATAACTAAATCAGCTATATAATTGCTCCCATCTTCAAAGAACAATTCAAAATTGTTATCTTTCTTTTTTACTTCAACAAGTTTCTTATTTTTTAAAACTTTTCCTCCATTGATCTCTACCGATTTTGTAGCTTGCATAGCTACTTCCCATGGCTCAGTCACACCTGCTATAGGGCAATAAAAGGATTTTAAAGCACTCTTATTTAAATTTGGCTCCATTTCTAATAGTTCTACCTTATCTAAAATCTCATATTCTTTGACCCCGTTTTGAATTGCTCTTTCTTCCAACTCATCGATCGCTTTTAACTCATCTTCGTTCAATGCAACAACATGTGATCCAACTCTTTTCACTTCTACAGAAAGTTCCTGGGATATCTCATCGTACAATTTATTACCCTTATAACACAGTTCTGACCTTAAACTTCCAGGAGTATCGTCATACCCCCCGTGAATTATTCCAGAATTTCCTTTTGTGACACCTGTTCCTATTCCGTTTCTTGCCTCAAATATGAAGACATCTTCTATATATTTGTTAATTTCTCTTGCGATTAAACTTCCTACTATTCCAGAACCTATAACCGCTATCAACTTTTACCAACCTCCTGATATTATAAAAAAAACCATACCCTTTACGAAATAATTTCGCTTTAGGATATGGTTTTCTCTTATTCTCCACCATTTTATTATTAACTTTTATTTCACCACACATTCTAACATACTTAAATTAAGTGAAAGTTAACAGACTTACAATTATTTGATTATTTTTCTTCAATCCAATTTTTTGCTCTTTCAACGGCTCTTTTCCAACCAGCGTACAATCTTTCCCTTTCATCCTCATCCATTTGAGGAGTAAAAAGGGCATCCCGTTTCCATTTTCTTAATAATTCCTCCTGACCATTCCAATATCCTACTGCCAAACCCGCCAAATATGCTGCACCTAACGCTGTGGTCTCATTAACTACGGGCCTTTCAACCTCTACACCAAGAATATCAGATTGAAATTGCAAAAGGAAATTATTTAATGCGGCACCACCATCTACACGCAGAGTCTTAAGTTTTATACCCGAGTCAGCCTCCATAGCTTCAAGAACGTCTCTTGTTTGATATGCTATAGATTCCAAAGTAGCTCTAATAATGTGCGCTTTTGATGATCCTCTTGTTAATCCAACGATTGTACCCCTTGCATACATATCCCAATAAGGTGCTCCGAGCCCTGCAAATGCTGGCACAAAATAAACACCACCGTTATCTTTGACTTTAGTTGCATAATATTCAGTATCTGCAGCACTATCAACTATCTTTAACTCGTCTCTAAGCCATTGAACAGCAGCACCTGTAACGAAAATAGATCCTTCCAAGGCATAGTTAACCTTTCCATTAATTCCGTAAGCTATTGTAGTTAATAAGCCATGTTTAGATTCAATGGGTTCTTCTCCAGTGTTCATTAACATGAAACAACCGGTGCCATATGTGTTTTTTACCATACCTTTTTCATAGCAAACCTGACCAAACGTAGCAGCTTGCTGATCCCCTGCTATTCCGGCAATGGGTACTTCTGCGCCGAATACATCTACATCGGTATTACCATATATTTGACTCGAAGGTTTTACCTCTGGTAAAAGAGAAAAAGGTATATTTAACTCTTTAAGAAGATCTTCATCCCATTTAAGATCGAAAATATTGTATATCATTGTTCTGGATGCATTGGTATAATCAGTAACGTGAACTTTTCCATTAGTTAGCTTCCAGATTAACCACGTATCTATAGTTCCAAATCTAAGTTTTCCAGCTTCTGCTTTTTCTCTGGCTCCTTCAACATTATCCAAAATCCATTTAATTTTAGTTCCAGAAAAGTAAGCATCTACCATAAGACCTGTCTTATGCTTGATCGTTTCTTCCAAACCTTTTTCTTTCAAATTATCGCAAATTTTTGAAGTCCTTCTATCTTGCCAAACGATTGCATTGTGAACAGGTTTCCCCGTTTCTGCATCCCAAATAACGGTTGTCTCCCTTTGATTAGTTATACCAATCGCACTGATCTGGCTACGTTTAATATTCCCTCGCGCCATGGCATCTGCTATTACTCCCATCGTAGTTGCCCAAATTTCATTTGGATCATGCTCTACCCATCCGGGTTTAGGATAATACTGCATAAATTCTTGCTGTGCTAAACTAACAACATTCCCATCGTGATCAAAAATTATAGCCCGAGAACTTGTAGTCCCTTGATCGATTGATAAAATATACTTTTCCATTACAATCCTCCTAAAAACTTTTTTATACTGATTTTAGAAATTCTAAAACACGCATTTTAACTAACTTTTAAAATTTTCAATTTTTGCACATTTACTTCCTCACAGTATAATTTATTCGATATCACATCATTATTGTCTCGTAAGAGGTCATACCATTGTCGTTATTCAGAAACTCTTTTCAGCTGTAATTATTCCACGTGTGTCTTTCCAATAATAGTTTGACTACAGCAAGGGCATAATAATTTTATCAGAGTCATTACTATAGCATTAAGATTATGGCACTAGGCATTCGAGATATTCCTACAAAAATTTTTATTAAACCAACACGCATATATTATATATGCCTGTTGGTTTGGTATATACTCCACAATATTAAAGACTCAATTCCCTCAATATTCAAATTAAACCACTATATAAGGTAGTGTTGGCAACCGTAATCATTGTAACTAGGAATGTATTTAAAAATACTCCCGTATATATATTACCAGTTCTTTTAAAAAGAACTTTAGAATAAATAGTGGCAACAAGCAGAGTTGGGATAAGGGCAAACAGTAAGATGCTGCTGAGTGACTGGGAAGGGAAGAGTGCTGTTCCGGTAATAAAAAGTTTCCCGTACTGTAATATCAGATACAGAACCAGACCTCCAACATTCAATACAGAGGCAGCCACGTAACCCTTCCATCCCTTCATATGTCCAGTATTAGCATTAACCGTAATCCCGGTCACAAAAAAATACAGGAAAAAGATGGGGGCATATTTCAAAGCAGCAACCAAATGGGTGCTTCCAAAAGTCTTTACAGCCCATGTCCAGATTCTAAAGTCAACTTTGAATACTGTATCAATGATAAACAGAATTAGATATGCAATTAGCACCGCAACCAGGGCTGCTACTAAACTAGCTAAAATAGATTTCCAGTTAACAACAAAACCATACTGCTTGAGAGAAATACTCTGTGAATTTTTATTTAAATAATGGGTGAACAGGCCAATTATTGCTACTACAGATGTTACTACCATGGCCCAATAGAGAATTTGATTTGTAGTTGGTTCATTAAAATAACTGTTCAATTTAAGGACATTTGAAGAATTAATCAAAATCAATAATAAAATAATAGATACGGCAGATAACAGTGCTGGTCCGGTGATGATTGCCTTAAACCCTTCTTTATCTTTCTTTACAAACCCCATAATTACCTTAACTACAGAAAGGGCAATTACAAGCACTGAGAACACCTTAAGAACTGTCATACCCGTTCCGGCTTTATCCATCAGAGTGGGAAAGAATAATGCCGGGAATAAAGCGGAGATACTAAATATAATCCAATAGATGATCTTATCCTTTTTGGTCCCAGGACCTTTAATTTCTGGATTTATCTCTGTTTTTAATTTTGAGAAGAAAGGTAGATCTGATATAAGTAAGACTAACGGGACAAGAAGCAGGAAGAATCCAATCATGGCCACAAATGAAAATAGTTCTTTTAAAAACCATATTTGATTACCAGATGGCAGATTTGCTGAATTCTGATTAGTTGATGTATACTCCTCAAAAGCAACATTATAAAAATCTATCGCATGACCGGTTGTGGTAATTGAAAAATGATTTCTAGGATGAATCTCGCGAGGTGTATAGATAATTCTTTTTCCCCCATTTTCCAGATTATACCAGGTTTCACTCTGTGGCTCAGCAGGATTTCCTAAGAATTTTCGCCCTTCTTCAGTATTAGTATAATCTTTATAGACTACCGACTCTCCTGATGCAAAAGCTTCCTGATCAAAGAAGAATTCATCATAATGAGCTGCAACTTTACCAACTATTCTGGGACCATAAGCCTGGAAAGCTACATCACCAGTTACACCTAAATAACTCGACCAACTATAATCCGAACCCATGGTTAAACCAGCATGTATTTTTCTTATCCCAGTAGTTGCATAATCCTGTTCATCCTGCACCATAGCCATTGTGGATGAAAATCCACCCATAGAATGACCACCAACAGCAATAATCCCATTCCCTGCCTCATCTTTTAATACATAATCTTGTTCATACATATACTGTACTGCATCATAGATACTAGTGGGCCAAAAAGAGAAGAAGGCGCTAGAGCTAGAAAATTCTGTATTGTTTATTGAATGACCGTGGTCATACATATCCAGAGCCAGGACAACATATCCCCTTCTGGAAAGCTCTATTGCCACTGCATCCTGCATTTCACTAGAATTTAAATACCCATGTGTAGTAATAATTGTCGGTCTTGGATCCTGACTATTAGCACCCTTTGGAATATAAAGCAGACCAGATAATTCACCCTTCTCAGTATCAAAACTTATTCTGCTTACCTTAGTAGAATAAAATGAAGTATTAAATAAATGAGCAAGAACACTTCCAAGCAAAATTAAAACTAGGGACAGCATAAGTAATTTTTGATACCTCTTTTTTTTAGCAACAATATCCTTCATCATCTTAACCCCCTCGTATAATATGTTAGTGTCTTTAGAAACTCTAAAACATGCATCTTAACTAACTTTTAATACCTTCAATATTTGATATTTACCTCCTCACCATATAATTTTACTGTCTTCAAAAACTCTAAAACATGT from Petrotoga olearia DSM 13574 encodes:
- a CDS encoding glycerol-3-phosphate responsive antiterminator; protein product: MEGLCNLIKKNTIIPAIRDLNDLDDAFKTQSPIIFLLTGSILILEDVVHVVKRFDKKLFINIDLLEGIASDKKGIEYLARKQLCDGIISTKNNAIKTAMQENLMAVQRVFLIDSNSLKSVVNFLEKTSQPDAFEILPAIAAPYFLENIGTKVCLIAGGLISKEEEVLKLFKNGIHAISTSAKDLW
- a CDS encoding DUF1667 domain-containing protein, with amino-acid sequence MNSVEYKKKKIVCTQCPLGCKINVVYADADEIEIVEVKGNRCKRGLEFVKQEITDPLRVVVTSVKVEDGEIPMASVRSDKPVPLRLMQDIMKTLKQTKVKAPVKRGDVVIQNILDTGSDIIATRSVDRKK
- a CDS encoding NAD(P)/FAD-dependent oxidoreductase, whose amino-acid sequence is MKYETDVVVLGGGGGGMAAAKAADKNGANVILIEREEENGGVLNQCIHNGFGIHYYRKDLTGPEFKETLQEELENTNVKILNSAFVLDVSKDKQLTFVNHKGIHEIKTKALVMATGARERHFNSLAVPGDRVSGIFTAGVAQKYINLQNLKPANSALILGSGDIGLIMARRLHLEGIEVKGVVEILPYPGGLERNVQQCLRDYNIPLYLSHTVTRVEGNKRLSKVYVSQVDENRQIIPNTEKIFNVDSLITSVGLIPLTDPVKFVETGPGFITSNTNQTSEDWIFAAGNCTVVFDLVDYVSREGEKAGKYAALYAQNQYFPEQKVKVKKGENINILHPMSIDPNERTKLYLRVSKTFKRAEVTVEPLGIKLVEEEARPSEMIEISIKPFNDKNLKEIEVSAHELG
- a CDS encoding NAD(P)/FAD-dependent oxidoreductase, which gives rise to MIAVIGSGIVGSLIAREINKYIEDVFIFEARNGIGTGVTKGNSGIIHGGYDDTPGSLRSELCYKGNKLYDEISQELSVEVKRVGSHVVALNEDELKAIDELEERAIQNGVKEYEILDKVELLEMEPNLNKSALKSFYCPIAGVTEPWEVAMQATKSVEINGGKVLKNKKLVEVKKKDNNFELFFEDGSNYIADLVINVAGLYADEVAKLFGDEVPYIFPVKGEYYLLGKDIKYANAVIFPTPSKLTKGCLVVPTVDGGYLAGPTAHGVKSKQDLSTTQEGLLEVREKSLRLVPTLDFSRNVIKTFAGLRPETKEKDFHIDVGGGNVIHVSGIRSPGLTAAPAIAKYVVEYLIQEKLHINLQKRKNYISQIEKVPHLVEKDYDYWERVIQEDQDAGEMICYCNKITKKEIKEAIKNGARTLDDVKFITRASFGECQGSFCIPKILKIISEETGLKPQEVLQNEEGSWIIDSEVRTK
- the glpK gene encoding glycerol kinase GlpK, whose translation is MEKYILSIDQGTTSSRAIIFDHDGNVVSLAQQEFMQYYPKPGWVEHDPNEIWATTMGVIADAMARGNIKRSQISAIGITNQRETTVIWDAETGKPVHNAIVWQDRRTSKICDNLKEKGLEETIKHKTGLMVDAYFSGTKIKWILDNVEGAREKAEAGKLRFGTIDTWLIWKLTNGKVHVTDYTNASRTMIYNIFDLKWDEDLLKELNIPFSLLPEVKPSSQIYGNTDVDVFGAEVPIAGIAGDQQAATFGQVCYEKGMVKNTYGTGCFMLMNTGEEPIESKHGLLTTIAYGINGKVNYALEGSIFVTGAAVQWLRDELKIVDSAADTEYYATKVKDNGGVYFVPAFAGLGAPYWDMYARGTIVGLTRGSSKAHIIRATLESIAYQTRDVLEAMEADSGIKLKTLRVDGGAALNNFLLQFQSDILGVEVERPVVNETTALGAAYLAGLAVGYWNGQEELLRKWKRDALFTPQMDEDERERLYAGWKRAVERAKNWIEEK
- a CDS encoding alpha/beta hydrolase family protein; its protein translation is MMKDIVAKKKRYQKLLMLSLVLILLGSVLAHLFNTSFYSTKVSRISFDTEKGELSGLLYIPKGANSQDPRPTIITTHGYLNSSEMQDAVAIELSRRGYVVLALDMYDHGHSINNTEFSSSSAFFSFWPTSIYDAVQYMYEQDYVLKDEAGNGIIAVGGHSMGGFSSTMAMVQDEQDYATTGIRKIHAGLTMGSDYSWSSYLGVTGDVAFQAYGPRIVGKVAAHYDEFFFDQEAFASGESVVYKDYTNTEEGRKFLGNPAEPQSETWYNLENGGKRIIYTPREIHPRNHFSITTTGHAIDFYNVAFEEYTSTNQNSANLPSGNQIWFLKELFSFVAMIGFFLLLVPLVLLISDLPFFSKLKTEINPEIKGPGTKKDKIIYWIIFSISALFPALFFPTLMDKAGTGMTVLKVFSVLVIALSVVKVIMGFVKKDKEGFKAIITGPALLSAVSIILLLILINSSNVLKLNSYFNEPTTNQILYWAMVVTSVVAIIGLFTHYLNKNSQSISLKQYGFVVNWKSILASLVAALVAVLIAYLILFIIDTVFKVDFRIWTWAVKTFGSTHLVAALKYAPIFFLYFFVTGITVNANTGHMKGWKGYVAASVLNVGGLVLYLILQYGKLFITGTALFPSQSLSSILLFALIPTLLVATIYSKVLFKRTGNIYTGVFLNTFLVTMITVANTTLYSGLI